GATAGGTATACTTTGTTATAATATCATAGtgcaaaatatttatacatatacttctaatcaaaatcaaaataattttaattaaaattgaagtttcatttttttaaaggaaaaacaacttttcataaaaacgaacgcaataaaaagagcagaCTAACAACACCATGCCTGCCTGAATGCTGGTTTAGATAATCAGAGTACTGTTAAAGAggttttgttgttgaaatgaaataaaagaaaaagaggaaaaaggaATGTGTGAAAGAGATGCATAGAGATAAAATTTATGTGACAAAGTTCGTGAAATGTTGTAGAACTCGAGGAAAAGTGGAAAAGAGGAGAGAGTATTCTTTACTTCAGGGGTTTTGCGGAAGAAAACGATAAAGAAAGTGAAAGCATGTAGTAGATACTACAATGaggtagagctgtcaaaacgggctaATCTGTATAGGCTGGCCTATTAAGCATGATTATTTATAGAGCTCGAGTCTTAAATATTGAGCCCaaagaaaaaattcatttttttcatctttattcttaaaaatatttactattttcaTCTAAAAACATCAAACTTCTTCATCTCACTCATTCAACATGTGATCTTCATCTCATTCGTTCCAAAATCGAATCATACTTATCATTGGGGGTAATTTACCCTCAATTCATCAAGAGATAACATAGGCCTCATCGATAGGTTTTTTCGTACAATCAATTCCCAAATTTATATCAAGAACATCcaacttcttcatcttctttactCAACATGTGATCTCCATCTCATTCGTTctataatcaaattcaatttgtCGCTAGGAGTAAATAACCTCCAATTTATCAAAGGGTAACGTAGGTCTCAcccattttttctattttctcacaagtttcactactaaaaaaacaaaaattagtgagggaaaacgtaaaatccctctctaattccgtcactaaattttgcgaccaaggaatttataagaaatttcattatttccgtcactaatttccctcgctaatttttctttttctagtagtgtttCATCTACCGACTATGACGCCCTAAACCGACGtttcttttagttttgattcaaattttgattcgTCATGTTCCAAAAGCTAGGGGTGTACCTGGGCGGGTTTGGGCTGGGTTTGACTAAACCCAAGACTCGAACCATATAGGGTACTCCGGTTTGGGTGAGGTAAAATGTCCACCCATTAATTAATGGGTGGGTTTGGGCAAACCAACTAGTTTTCGGTTTGGTTTGGGTTGGGTAGTGGGTTACCcaaattatttttctgttttttttggtaatattaaatgactagagtcctcatattttttcttaaaaaaatttgtgtgATCTATTTCACTatgtttataaaataataagttataatattaaataacaaatttcatcataaaatacttgcaacaAATTAAAGTTGGATGATGTAAAATTGCGttaacatcaaaataattaaaaagtgcaacatcataatttgtaactctaagatgttttgattttcaatatagaggatgtgttatgtcaattttagaaattagacttgatttataaccaaaactttttttttttaaagaaagattaTAACCAAAACCTTTGTTCTTCTCCTTCCTtcctatgaaaatgaaaataaaaataaaaataaaaatatgaatattattggGTAAGTAGGTTTATTGGGTTTGAGTCTAGTTTTACCCAAAACCCgttattttttatgggtttttcattttttaaaaccatatccACCCAATCACCCAACCCAACCCAACCCACTTTTCTGACCTTTTTTGGGTGGGTTTGACGGGTTTTTTGGGTTGACCCAACCCATGTACACCCCTACCAAAAGCTAGTAGTCCCTCCATCCCAAATTATAAAccgttttacaatatcaatgaaacattattgttattttttatattatagccttaactatttttttagttacaTACCCTAACCTATTTATTACtatctcttttttcaattatttaatttaactttcctttaaaaaaattaattgctgTGTGAATTGACTAAAACAATTTActataatttaggacggagagGGTAGCATCTTTTATTAATAGAGACCAAATGCATCTTCTTGTATTATAATAGTCTAGTagatatatatgcatatattgaaCTTGTATGGATATTATAATagtctaatatatatatatatatatatatatatatatatatatgcatattttgaaactgATAATACACAACAGGATTTGCCCATAAAATAATGTCAAAAACCTTTACATTTCTGTTTGTTTCTTAATGCACTTTTCAGCAAGGTAAACTTTCTTAATCATCATTTGCTGTAGAGGAAATTATCTATTACAATTTAGACCCTCAATTATGATTTCAAGATAATTTCtttattcacaattttaattcaatatacatCCTCAATTATGATTTCATAACAGCCTTTTGAGAAATTGAACCCATCAAGAGGAGTGATTCTGTGAGAAGGTTCATACAATTTTTAGAATTACTAATGTTCACAATTTCTGCTAATTTCTGAAAAGAcattttgtcttttattttttggtttgtaaGTAGCCAAGACAAATACTTTACAACAAAATTACACATAATAGATGACAGTATACAACTCTAATTCATGGCTATGCCCATTTTCAAGCTCAAATACAGTGTCGTATTGATCCTTGAGGATAAATTCACTTTGTTTTATCAACAATTAACCATAGCACCGAATTGGGTCATTGCATCCTTTAGCAGCAGATTGCTTGAAACCGAATCGACCCCCTTTCTCAAGGTACTGTTGATGGTACTCCTCAGCCCTGTAGAACTTCTTGGCAGGAAGAATCTCAGTAGCAATCTTCCTGCCCAATTGCTTCTCTTGTTGTTCCAAAGACTCTTTAGCTATTTTCTCTTGTTCAGGAGTGTAAAAGTATATTCCAGATCTGTACTGTGTTCCCACATCATTCCCCTGTTACATACAAAGATCCAGATGTCATATTACTAAGTTCTTACCATTCATGGAAAGCAAAAATCAGCACTCAAGCATCACACAACTCACAATTTTATATTCAAAAGTTCATGCATTCATATAGATTGAATTGAacaaaagagagaagagaatacAGAAACAAAAGCATGcataagaaaatggaagaacaaaagaaaccACGGTCttgaacaaaaaagaaacaaagggACCAGACAAAATGTTAGGTAAGGAAAATAGATTACTCCAGATAAAAATGGTTTTTTACTTCTCTAGATACTCATGAGTTGTTCTTTCTGAGCTATCCATCACAAACTCAGTGCAACACGGTCATTTTTCCTAGGAATTTGATTTGGCCCAAATTCACTATAAGAACATGTTTGAAACATAATTTACATGATACAATTAAATATAGAAACATAAATGCAGCTACTAGATACTGCAACAGAGAGAACCAATATTGCTTCCGACAAATTAATCATGGAGTCTGGAAATTGTTAGCAAAATGATCAACTCCAGAAGCACTTCACTGTTAAAAGTGAAGTTAGAGAAACACAGTAATATAAATTGAAAACCATTAACATTGACAATCCAGAAGTCTAGACATATTATTCAGACCAGCAAAGTCCGGACATGCCACTTGAGACAAAAAAGAACTTAAAATTTACAAACAAGAGGAACTCAAAATtattaagtttataaacaaaCCAACAGCTCGGTATATACCTGTCGATTTGGCGTAGTAGGATCGTGTTTCGACCAGAATGTATCAAGCAGATTTTCGAAGGTGCCTTGTTTGGGATCATATTGGACCCTTACAACCTCGTTATGGTTTGTGGTCCCTGAACACACATCCTCATAAGTAGGATTGTGCAAAAGCCCCTGGGTGTAACCAACCTCTGTCTTACTCACTCCAGGAACCCTCTGGAAGACCAATTCAACACCCCAAAAGCAGCCAGCCCCAAATTGAGCAAACTGCTGGCCTGGTGCTGGTATATCGTCATCTGGTCCCTGAGGAATGGTTGAATCCATGCTCTCTGATGACCTTCCACTGCCAAATCCAAGTTTGTTCAGAAGGTTCATGGAGGGCTTGGTTACAGTAAAATGGGGACGGGTTGGTGAAAACAAGCAAGAATGCTTGACAGAAAATCTAGAAAGTGAGGGTAGGAACTTTGTTTTGGCAGGAgtggagaaggaagaagaaccAAACACTAGCAGGGAGCTGGACGTGGTGCTATAGGCGCTGCTGGCTGCTGCTAAGAGTTTGAGTAAGATGAGAACCCTTATCTAGAAATTataatcattttcaaaacacCCTTCAAAAACATAAGAGCCATTTTCAAAATATCGTTAAAAAACGTAAGGGTTACCAAGTTGGGATGCCAAGAAAACtgaatgaaaaatatgaaacaaataacagacattttaaaaatgaatatttaaggATATTACTACGTACATGACACTGGTTTATTGATAATGTAAAATTTAACACTAATCAAGGATTTTATAAGAGAATGATAAAAATCAAACCATGAGCAGCAATTCTTACCTAGATGTTTAGGTGTGAAAATAACTTAAAGTTTCATTGTTTTATGTTATAAACTTCAAATCAAACCACTAATCATGCATGTTCGTTCCTCTGATCCTCATATTGGAAATTTACCCTCCTAAATATGGACTATGAGTTGCAAAATCACATACTATTATCAATAAACACTAATTTAAAGCTTGATGAtgctacaactttttttttttttgataaaagatATTGCTGATGCCTTTTCTTCTATACTTGTATACAATCAGCCAGACAAAAAAATGAGCCTCTGTTTTTTGAACGGagcaaatttatattttaatattaatgatATTCATGgtcattgatatttaaataaatatactgaaaattgaaaagaaatcaCTAAAAACAAGGTTACATGATACTGAATTGTTCATAAAACATTGCAGAAACATAAAAGGGaaatacaaagaaattaaatatgaacACCATACCTGCTCCACAAATTCTCATCTTCAACAACCCTTCAATAAATTACATGAATCAATGTCcagaaaacaaattataaataataaagataaaattgaactgaacttaacataacataacccacaaaacattattttttatagattttttgaaaggaaaaggTGAAATTGAGTTTGGAAATAAGAAAGAAAGTGTAATTGGAAAAGGGATCGAAGAAGAAGATACGTACCCAAGGGAGAGTGTGAGtgaaagaacaaaagagagagagaaatgggAAAGGCTTCAATGGTTGTTATAGAAATGGGATTCGTTCACGGCAAAAAGATGACGTTTTTTCTATCTAACTTTGTTTGGTTGAAGCGTGAAAGACTGAATAGTCCAACATAAACGTATCACAACAACACTTTTAAAAGGATAGGAACGTCAattacaaataatttattttactaaaactCGAATATACCATCAATCAACTATCTCTCATTctgcttaaaaaaataaaaaactatctCATTCATGTTTTAAAAATCATAGATAAATTTGCtagttatttaatgaaaaaggTTATCCGGTATCTTTTGgaggttaacatgacccttatttaatcaaatatttagGGTTGATCCAATCACTTTTTGATGTTACATTCACATTAAAAGTTTCATAAGTTTGAACGAGAATTTGATTCAACATTGGAGGTCTCACTAGTTTGATCCTCCGATACAATAATTTTTAACATTACATTCAcatttaatgaaaatgatgttCAAGAGGTTAAACTAAAAATCGATCAATTGTTAAGTCATAATTCTTATTtgctttttgatttatttattattagttatccttttttttgaagaatttattaTTAGTTATTAGTTATCTATATCTTTTAAATggtaaatattattattgttagtATTTAGTTAGGACACGAGCAAATTTTTTTACCACTCTCATGTATAGTTGAATCATCAAACCAGTAGCACACTAAACTCACTCGTATTACGTTGCTAGCAAAATGGCACATCCTAAAACATATTGTTGTGACTATTAGGGTGTGTTAAGTATTGGACAGAATAGTACAAGATTGAACAGTACAACATAAAGCAGAACAAtgcatgacaaattttttatggcattgagtaattttttgttttatacaatttttgagggacaaaatgttattttggtattttagacaacttgtatgtgggacaaaaagttgtgctgtgatttggtgagggacaaaaatatgagtttttgtcccgtcccttgcctccagtttgtcttctacctgaaacagttttacaaatcaaacactgaacAATTAGAGTTATTCTGTCCTGTCcttattttttagcaaatcaaacgcacccataATTAATGTCGTTATCCCTACAGATATGGAAAATGTCATCATACAAAACATGTTGCATTAAAAGGGACACGTCGTCAAATTTCGTCCATACTAATATCCATAATATGGGTCTTTTATATGGGCAGGGAGGGAGTTACTTTCATGAGTATTTATTATTCAACCGTTGGATCTGAAGGTTAAGTTCCATCATTCCATCAATACAATAGAAATTCTTGCATGGTCACGGACATAACAATTGGTCCCAGCAAATAAAAACATGACACGCAATTGTGTTGATTGTTGCAGAAAAAATACTTCTATGATACACAGTTAACCTGTCATATTTGCACACACTCAATCAAAAGATTACAACGCATTTTTTCTAGAAATGGCGACCAACATATTCTCTAGGctctacttaaaaaaaataattctctaGACTACAATCCTGATGAACCTAAAAAAGGTTTCTTGCTTACCTATAAGACTGAAGG
Above is a genomic segment from Medicago truncatula cultivar Jemalong A17 chromosome 5, MtrunA17r5.0-ANR, whole genome shotgun sequence containing:
- the LOC11433534 gene encoding peptide methionine sulfoxide reductase A1 isoform X1, encoding MRICGAAASSAYSTTSSSLLVFGSSSFSTPAKTKFLPSLSRFSVKHSCLFSPTRPHFTVTKPSMNLLNKLGFGSGRSSESMDSTIPQGPDDDIPAPGQQFAQFGAGCFWGVELVFQRVPGVSKTEVGYTQGLLHNPTYEDVCSGTTNHNEVVRVQYDPKQGTFENLLDTFWSKHDPTTPNRQGNDVGTQYRSGIYFYTPEQEKIAKESLEQQEKQLGRKIATEILPAKKFYRAEEYHQQYLEKGGRFGFKQSAAKGCNDPIRCYG
- the LOC11433534 gene encoding peptide methionine sulfoxide reductase isoform X2; this encodes MNLLNKLGFGSGRSSESMDSTIPQGPDDDIPAPGQQFAQFGAGCFWGVELVFQRVPGVSKTEVGYTQGLLHNPTYEDVCSGTTNHNEVVRVQYDPKQGTFENLLDTFWSKHDPTTPNRQGNDVGTQYRSGIYFYTPEQEKIAKESLEQQEKQLGRKIATEILPAKKFYRAEEYHQQYLEKGGRFGFKQSAAKGCNDPIRCYG